A portion of the Ignavibacteriales bacterium genome contains these proteins:
- the dtd gene encoding D-aminoacyl-tRNA deacylase has protein sequence MRALVQRVTKGGVYISKENYSAEIGKGMVILLGIHNDDKPEDINFVADKCCNLRIFEDENEKMNLSIKDVKGEVLIISQFTLYGDSRKGNRPSFIDAARPEKADEFYKLFIQRVEDNLGKEKVKVGIFGAMMLIKIFNDGPVTILVESKLEK, from the coding sequence TTGAGGGCATTAGTACAGCGAGTGACTAAGGGTGGGGTTTATATTTCAAAAGAGAATTATTCTGCCGAGATTGGTAAAGGAATGGTTATACTTCTTGGAATTCACAATGATGACAAACCTGAGGATATAAATTTCGTTGCGGACAAGTGCTGCAACCTCCGAATATTTGAAGATGAAAATGAAAAAATGAATCTTTCAATTAAAGATGTTAAAGGAGAGGTTCTTATCATATCTCAGTTTACACTTTATGGCGACTCAAGAAAAGGCAATAGACCAAGCTTTATCGATGCAGCACGTCCGGAAAAAGCTGATGAGTTTTACAAACTATTCATTCAAAGAGTTGAAGATAATTTAGGTAAGGAAAAGGTAAAAGTTGGAATCTTTGGAGCAATGATGTTGATAAAAATATTTAATGATGGACCAGTTACAATTTTGGTGGAATCTAAATTAGAAAAATAG